One window of the Planococcus kocurii genome contains the following:
- a CDS encoding DUF4240 domain-containing protein, with the protein MKKKPIPKQGEVYAAKLPNEYWTALVVLHKIENSYLVYATAYYELIPPTLEDTRLTQFHYREDLYSKDRKPAMYWLDGKPGADFHLIGSIDLKEKSEIKESNTYAGIWKNYLPSHIMWEKEREAGVFQEKIQSFEQADSKAVVEALEDDVFWNLIDLIDWKKRNPMNPLIGRLKKDTEEMIFAFEETLSHKLFLLDTPAHAGIPDQPETYLSVDAFLYARCAVIAKGKDCFNQTVKNATAINMEWDAEELLEVASEAYSKKTGEPFDYASSYDYETYSNRLAWEGK; encoded by the coding sequence GGAGAAGTCTATGCAGCGAAACTTCCTAATGAATATTGGACTGCCCTTGTTGTGCTTCATAAGATTGAGAATTCTTATTTAGTCTACGCCACTGCATATTATGAGCTGATTCCTCCTACACTTGAAGACACGCGGTTAACTCAGTTTCATTACAGAGAAGATCTATATTCAAAGGACAGAAAGCCGGCAATGTATTGGCTTGACGGCAAGCCAGGCGCAGATTTCCATTTGATAGGAAGTATAGATTTGAAGGAAAAAAGTGAAATTAAAGAAAGTAATACTTACGCTGGCATTTGGAAAAACTATTTACCTTCTCATATCATGTGGGAAAAGGAACGTGAAGCAGGCGTATTTCAAGAGAAGATACAATCATTTGAACAAGCCGATTCGAAAGCAGTTGTTGAGGCGTTGGAGGATGACGTGTTTTGGAACTTGATTGACTTAATTGATTGGAAGAAACGAAATCCCATGAACCCGTTAATCGGTCGTTTGAAAAAAGACACGGAGGAAATGATCTTTGCTTTTGAAGAGACACTTAGTCATAAACTCTTTTTATTGGACACACCTGCACACGCAGGCATCCCCGATCAACCTGAAACATATCTATCAGTTGATGCATTTCTTTATGCCAGGTGTGCAGTCATTGCTAAAGGTAAAGACTGCTTCAATCAAACAGTGAAAAATGCAACAGCAATTAATATGGAATGGGACGCAGAGGAACTTTTGGAAGTGGCAAGTGAAGCTTACAGCAAAAAGACAGGTGAGCCTTTTGATTATGCCAGTTCCTATGACTACGAAACGTATTCGAATAGGTTGGCTTGGGAAGGGAAATAA